A stretch of Garra rufa chromosome 11, GarRuf1.0, whole genome shotgun sequence DNA encodes these proteins:
- the c11h15orf39 gene encoding uncharacterized protein C15orf39 homolog — MRYDLALSLESKMSSKQGRSCINPLVQSNMEGAMGTVVPSGLPKADRLPHYSHEKALPISRAYFAYSLAGQDTLDFPSPWGPSKTCVRNGPSPGIHSPSTEGSIAIPTAYRPDKVSFPVDVGGGRCAVPRELAAKQRLAYYAGSPRQHSPRAAGVISPVAVPKGHIGGSDAENCVGLAIPKPVYGHSPCCTERGCTAGHNYGVEHGPQRMSPRIYDDEWAAHFSRLAYMHKKGQEAFAQQRVLQLEHGSESIKDGKAESYHSIRSNEPRRSLSLMEPGYAYNTTHQFISSTPEYCQRGSIPTQIYKGLPHTYDPRTLAHRGVPSKVYQDHPHISKYTPMPPCPSVYYSQNHHEAYRADPNVIADEHGQHHHVGQFHSPRADCSHRPMIPKYPTYPYGMHFNSNQAPRHDRPHPPFPMHQSERPLDFSIRRVQTPDSPRELCRQPGTSGAFHPTPAHYRRLSNTTTTLEHSEMSETGFLVGSSKEFSHEDVLKIRHCVSDPSDKDVLAKRPREELETEMASKKLKIDSTLELSDKEPQSPSSPPMPVINKVFSLAPYKVYFEATGMMSSLGNSKSPKPQPEATRLKQEPEIQNCDLEPNSGESDLSLKQDTQMSPANSDSPVEMPETVKIKKEKLDPDEVACQSEMKVCITEKMNHLADNSEVKEEQGEPDTSISDSLPCHVVVKSDFEEESNPRFVGKSESLATCKTENAVKDVDFIPVPSLPSTPVPSPFTKFSLTKIPPHCLKLANFKIVIPEVLKAPVNQPVEVPQSPLEAKPIISSSKHARHQFMELHQSLCRLIYCYVNQTPCQELRDWLCTLDLRESGKDQKVSCLLGSKMREIWLKGEEMEVALKKVVRQLQKYVESRECPFPHVMRAGAVFVPMLVVKEVLFPQVQGTFIDQVLQEHRVELRPTTLSEERQLTQLHRKAFSSKLRRLLSLKHLPEIYPDVLNLLYHANACKFLDSTATDGVQKMPRSRNQLNFEEREHGQLR, encoded by the exons ATGAG ATATGATTTAGCTCTGAGTCTGGAGTCTAAGATGAGCAGTAAGCAGGGACGGAGCTGCATCAATCCTCTAGTTCAAAGTAATATGGAAGGTGCCATGGGCACTGTAGTCCCCTCAGGGCTCCCTAAAGCAGACCGCCTACCACACTATTCCCATGAAAAGGCTCTGCCAATCAGCAGGGCTTATTTCGCATACTCTCTTGCTGGACAAGACACTCTTGACTTTCCTTCTCCATGGGGCCCTTCGAAAACCTGTGTGAGAAATGGGCCAAGCCCAGGGATTCACTCACCATCCACTGAGGGGTCAATTGCAATTCCAACCGCGTACAGGCCTGATAAAGTGTCTTTCCCGGTGGATGTTGGTGGCGGACGCTGTGCTGTACCGCGAGAGCTGGCAGCGAAGCAAAGACTGGCCTATTATGCCGGCAGTCCTAGGCAGCACAGTCCCAGGGCGGCTGGGGTCATCTCTCCAGTGGCAGTTCCCAAGGGTCACATTGGAGGGTCAGATGCGGAAAACTGTGTTGGGTTGGCCATTCCAAAACCCGTGTATGGTCATAGCCCTTGCTGCACGGAGCGTGGATGCACCGCAGGACATAACTATGGTGTAGAACACGGACCACAAAGGATGTCCCCTCGCATATATGATGACGAATGGGCTGCTCATTTTAGCCGCCTGGCGTACATGCATAAAAAGGGCCAGGAGGCATTTGCCCAACAGAGGGTTTTGCAGTTAGAGCATGGCTCGGAGAGTATAAAAGATGGAAAAGCTGAGAGTTACCACAGTATCAGATCAAATGAGCCTAGGAGATCACTTTCTTTAATGGAACCTGGCTATGCTTACAACACCACACATCAATTTATTAGTTCCACACCGGAGTACTGCCAACGTGGCTCTATTCCCACACAGATATACAAGGGTCTTCCTCATACTTATGACCCAAGGACACTTGCACACCGCGGAGTGCCTTCAAAAGTATATCAGGACCATCCTCATATATCAAAATACACACCAATGCCTCCATGTCCTAGTGTTTATTACTCTCAGAATCACCATGAGGCTTATCGAGCCGATCCCAATGTTATCGCAGATGAACATGGTCAGCATCACCACGTGGGTCAGTTCCATTCGCCTCGAGCTGACTGCTCACACCGTCCGATGATCCCAAAATATCCTACTTATCCATATGGGATGCATTTTAATAGTAACCAAGCACCTAGACACGATCGGCCACATCCACCTTTCCCAATGCATCAATCAGAGCGGCCGCTTGATTTCTCCATACGAAGGGTGCAGACACCCGATTCCCCTCGGGAGCTTTGTCGACAGCCTGGAACTTCTGGGGCTTTCCATCCTACTCCGGCCCACTACAGACGTCTCAGTAACACCACTACTACCCTCGAACACTCAGAGATGTCTGAAACTGGCTTTCTTGTAGGCAGCTCTAAAGAATTTTCCCATGAAGATGTACTGAAGATAAGGCACTGTGTTTCAGATCCATCCGACAAGGATGTATTAGCTAAAAGGCCCAGAGAGGAACTCGAAACAGAGATGGCGAGTAAAAAGCTAAAGATTGATTCAACCCTTGAGTTGTCAGATAAAGAGCCTCAGTCTCCGTCCTCCCCACCCATGCCAGTTATTAATAAAGTTTTCAGCTTAGCTCCTTATAAAGTCTATTTCGAAGCTACAGGCATGATGTCTTCACTAGGGAATTCAAAAAGTCCAAAGCCACAGCCTGAGGCGACGCGGCTTAAACAAGAGCCGGAAATTCAAAACTGTGATCTAGAACCAAATTCAGGCGAAAGTGACCTCAGCTTGAAACAGGACACTCAAATGTCACCAGCTAACAGTGACAGTCCAGTTGAAATGCCAGAGACTGTAAAgatcaaaaaagaaaaactggATCCAGATGAAGTGGCTTGTCAGTCGGAAATGAAAGTGTGCATTACTGAAAAGATGAATCATCTGGCGGACAATTCTGAGGTCAAAGAAGAGCAAGGGGAGCCAGACACAAGTATCTCCGACTCTCTTCCTTGTCATGTTGTAGTAAAAAGTGACTTTGAAGAAGAAAGCAATCCTCGCTTTGTAGGAAAGTCTGAATCTTTAGCAACATGCAAGACTGAAAATGCTGTGAAAGATGTGGACTTTATTCCAGTTCCTAGTTTGCCTTCAACACCAGTGCCTTCACCGTTCACTAAATTCTCCCTCACTAAAATCCCACCTCATTGCCTTAAATTGGCCAATTTTAAAATAGTTATCCCCGAAGTCCTAAAAGCTCCAGTAAACCAACCTGTTGAAGTTCCTCAATCTCCACTGGAGGCCAAGCCAATTATAAGTAGCAGCAAACACGCCCGTCATCAGTTTATGGAGCTCCATCAGTCTCTCTGTAGACTCATATACTGCTACGTTAATCAAACCCCATGTCAGGAGCTCAGGGACTGGTTATGCACACTGGATCTTCGAGAATCAGGCAAAGATCAAAAGGTTTCATGTCTCTTGGGCTCAAAAATGAGGGAAATATGGCTGAAAGGTGAGGAGATGGAGGTGGCTCTTAAAAAGGTGGTTCGCCAGCTTCAAAAGTACGTTGAAAGCCGTGAATGTCCCTTTCCTCATGTCATGAGGGCTGGTGCCGTGTTCGTTCCTATGTTGGTGGTCAAGGAGGTGCTGTTTCCCCAGGTTCAAGGCACATTCATAGACCAGGTCCTGCAGGAGCATCGTGTGGAGCTCAGGCCCACAACCCTCTCAGAGGAGAGGCAGCTGACTCAACTCCACAGAAAGGCCTTCTCTTCCAAACTCCGGAGACTTCTGTCTCTTAAACATCTGCCAGAGATATACCCTGATGTCCTCAACCTTCTCTACCATGCCAATGCCTGCAAGTTCCTCG